A single window of Modestobacter italicus DNA harbors:
- a CDS encoding CDP-alcohol phosphatidyltransferase family protein — protein sequence MPPEPGLTGRPQQPGPPRSSSPRPGELDDERRALWSLIADGPRRAQARVPLVDDDGRLLGPFGLMLLSPRIGTAVQSVGAALRFDEDLPARLRELAVLTVAAAVRSEFEWTAHEAAALEAGARPAQLQDLLDGRPPAGLTPAEEVGLQVVRALLARHTLDDPLFAQASGVLGTPGLAALVWLVGYYEMLATALATFRPGPGPRLTGGPGARSGASGRSRRASSVPGTNLTCGGRRGEAAMTTADDRATDVPAGTRTPRVLDRDQLSDRVLTLPNLLSVLRLLGVPLFLWLLLGPHADGWAIVVLAVSGFTDWADGKLARALGQSSRLGALLDPAADRLYIVATLVALAIREVVPLWVVLVLLGRELVLGLTLLLLRRAGWPPLQVHYLGKAATFLLLYAFPLLLLADGDNPVAAVAQPIAYALTVWGAALYVLAGVLYVVQAVGLLTGDRRAGATR from the coding sequence GTGCCACCTGAGCCCGGGCTGACCGGCCGGCCGCAGCAGCCCGGGCCGCCGCGCAGCTCCTCGCCCCGCCCCGGGGAGCTGGACGACGAGCGCCGGGCGCTGTGGTCGCTGATCGCCGACGGCCCCCGCCGGGCGCAGGCCCGGGTGCCGCTCGTCGACGACGACGGCCGGCTGCTCGGCCCGTTCGGGCTGATGCTGCTCTCCCCGCGGATCGGCACCGCCGTGCAGTCGGTGGGCGCGGCGCTGCGGTTCGACGAGGACCTGCCGGCCCGGCTGCGCGAGCTGGCCGTGCTCACCGTGGCCGCGGCGGTCCGCTCGGAGTTCGAGTGGACCGCGCACGAGGCGGCCGCGCTGGAGGCCGGTGCCCGGCCCGCCCAGCTGCAGGACCTGCTGGACGGCCGGCCGCCGGCCGGGCTCACCCCGGCCGAGGAGGTGGGGCTGCAGGTCGTGCGGGCGCTGCTCGCCCGGCACACCCTCGACGACCCGCTCTTCGCGCAGGCCTCCGGCGTGCTGGGCACCCCGGGCCTGGCCGCGCTGGTCTGGCTGGTCGGCTACTACGAGATGCTCGCGACCGCGCTCGCCACCTTCCGCCCGGGGCCGGGCCCCCGGCTGACCGGCGGGCCCGGCGCCCGCTCCGGGGCGTCGGGCCGGTCGCGGCGGGCATCGTCGGTGCCGGGCACTAACCTGACCTGCGGTGGACGGCGAGGTGAGGCGGCGATGACGACGGCGGACGACCGGGCGACCGACGTCCCCGCGGGCACCCGTACCCCCCGGGTGCTGGACCGCGACCAGCTCAGCGACCGGGTGCTCACGCTGCCCAACCTGCTGTCGGTGCTGCGGCTGCTGGGCGTCCCGCTGTTCCTGTGGCTGCTGCTGGGCCCGCACGCCGACGGGTGGGCGATCGTCGTGCTGGCGGTCTCCGGGTTCACCGACTGGGCCGACGGCAAGCTCGCCCGGGCGCTGGGCCAGTCCAGCAGGCTGGGCGCGCTGCTCGACCCGGCGGCCGACCGCCTCTACATCGTCGCCACGCTGGTCGCGCTGGCCATCCGCGAGGTCGTGCCGCTGTGGGTGGTGCTCGTCCTGCTCGGCCGGGAGCTGGTGCTCGGCCTCACCCTGCTGCTGCTCCGCCGGGCCGGCTGGCCGCCGCTGCAGGTGCACTACCTCGGCAAGGCCGCGACCTTCCTGCTGCTGTACGCCTTCCCGCTGCTGCTGCTGGCCGACGGGGACAACCCGGTGGCCGCGGTCGCCCAGCCGATCGCCTACGCGCTCACCGTCTGGGGTGCGGCGCTGTACGTGCTCGCCGGCGTCCTCTACGTCGTGCAGGCGGTGGGCCTGCTCACCGGGGACCGGCGGGCCGGAGCGACCCGGTGA
- a CDS encoding pyruvate, water dikinase regulatory protein has protein sequence MTEPAPAVRPPDADTVVPVFFLSDSTGISAETMGNALLIQFPDVHFERTLIPFISSVDEAREVVAQLDEVMAGPVTPLVFTTAAVDEVREELLKTKAPIIDFFGIHMDRVEEQLGARGLREARRLHGVGDVRRYNSRMAAIEFAIEHDDGLSPRGLDRADVVLLAPSRCGKTPTAMYLALQHGLFVANYPLVDEDLETTDLPRPVKDLRDRCFGLTTTVARLSRVRQERRPDSRYASEDQCRFELRRASAMYDRHQLPTVDTSAASVEEIAAVVIQTLARQRRSAGDRTPSGTRRPSGQRPPSGHDLPRGRTPRP, from the coding sequence CAGCGCCGAGACGATGGGCAACGCGCTGCTCATCCAGTTCCCGGACGTGCACTTCGAGCGCACCCTGATCCCGTTCATCTCCTCCGTCGACGAGGCCCGCGAGGTCGTCGCCCAGCTCGACGAGGTGATGGCCGGCCCGGTCACCCCGCTGGTGTTCACCACCGCCGCCGTCGACGAGGTCCGCGAGGAGCTGCTGAAGACCAAGGCCCCGATCATCGACTTCTTCGGAATCCACATGGACCGGGTGGAGGAGCAGCTGGGCGCGCGCGGGCTCCGCGAGGCCCGGCGGCTGCACGGCGTCGGCGACGTCCGGCGGTACAACAGCCGGATGGCGGCGATCGAGTTCGCCATCGAGCACGACGACGGGCTGAGCCCCCGCGGGCTGGACCGGGCCGACGTCGTCCTGCTGGCGCCCTCCCGCTGCGGGAAGACCCCGACCGCGATGTACCTGGCCCTGCAGCACGGCCTGTTCGTGGCCAACTACCCCCTCGTCGACGAGGACCTGGAGACCACCGACCTGCCCCGCCCGGTGAAGGACCTCCGCGACCGCTGCTTCGGGCTGACCACCACGGTCGCCCGGCTCAGCCGCGTCCGGCAGGAACGGCGCCCCGACTCGCGCTACGCCTCGGAGGACCAGTGCCGGTTCGAGCTCCGCCGGGCCAGCGCGATGTACGACCGGCACCAGCTGCCCACGGTGGACACCTCGGCGGCCTCCGTCGAGGAGATCGCCGCCGTGGTGATCCAGACCCTGGCCCGGCAGCGCCGCAGCGCCGGCGACCGCACCCCGTCCGGCACGCGCCGGCCGTCCGGCCAGCGCCCGCCATCCGGCCACGACCTCCCGCGAGGAAGGACCCCCCGCCCATGA
- the ppsA gene encoding phosphoenolpyruvate synthase — protein sequence MSTDTTSEVPAGPADDADNVRWFAELGLADLEVVGGKNSSLGEMISQLADAGVSVPDGFATTAAAYQRFLGDTGLAARINDRLRDLDTDDVRALAEAGRQIRREVVEQPFPPALEADIRAAYAQLAGDDDEASFAVRSSATAEDLPDASFAGQQETFLNVRGIDAVLQAVREVYASLYNDRAIAYRVHHGFEHEAVSLSAGVQRMVRSDVGASGVMFTMDTESGFRDAVFITSAYGLGEGVVQGAVNPDEFYVYKPALAAGRPAVLKRGVGEKATKMVYTADAEVGRTTEFVDVDPAERRLLSLTDDEVTELARQAVRIEEHYGRPMDIEWGKDGLTGELKILQARPETVQSRSGNTTERYRLTGTGDVVVEGRAIGQKIGAGAVRVLSDIEEMDGFTAGDVLVADMTDPDWEPIMKRASAIVTNRGGRTCHAAIIARELGIPAVVGTGDATRRLTDGDPVTVSCAEGDTGLVYAGEVGFEVEETRLDAMPEIPTKIMMNVGTPEQAFAFSRLPHAGVGLARLEFIINRQIGIHPRALLELDTLEAPLKAQIEERIVAYPSARDFFVQRVAEGVSMIAAAFAPEPVIVRMSDFKSNEYANLLGGEAYEPHEENPMLGYRGASRYLSADFAECFAMECEALRYVRDEMGLTNVKIMIPFVRTVAEIEGVVRLLGEHGLRRGENDLSVVMMCELPSNALLAGDFLEHVDGFSIGSNDMTQLVLGLDRDSSLVAGSFDERNPAVLAVLEMAIRACLERGKYVGICGQGPSDHPDLAEWLVAQGIESMSLNPDTVVDTWQHLARTARAT from the coding sequence ATGAGCACCGACACCACGTCCGAGGTACCGGCCGGCCCGGCCGACGACGCCGACAACGTCCGCTGGTTCGCCGAGCTGGGGCTGGCCGACCTGGAGGTGGTCGGCGGGAAGAACTCCTCGCTGGGCGAGATGATCTCCCAGCTCGCCGACGCCGGGGTGAGCGTCCCCGACGGCTTCGCCACCACCGCAGCGGCCTACCAGCGGTTCCTCGGCGACACCGGGCTGGCCGCCCGGATCAACGACCGGCTCCGCGACCTGGACACCGACGACGTCCGGGCGCTGGCCGAGGCCGGCCGGCAGATCCGCCGCGAGGTCGTCGAGCAGCCCTTCCCCCCGGCCCTGGAGGCCGACATCCGGGCCGCCTACGCCCAGCTGGCCGGCGACGACGACGAGGCCTCCTTCGCCGTCCGCTCCAGCGCCACCGCCGAGGACCTCCCGGACGCCTCCTTCGCGGGGCAGCAGGAGACCTTCCTCAACGTGCGCGGCATCGACGCGGTGCTGCAGGCGGTGCGGGAGGTGTACGCCTCGCTCTACAACGACCGGGCCATCGCCTACCGGGTGCACCACGGGTTCGAGCACGAGGCGGTCTCGCTGTCGGCCGGCGTGCAGCGGATGGTCCGCTCGGACGTCGGGGCGTCGGGCGTCATGTTCACCATGGACACCGAGTCCGGCTTCCGGGACGCCGTGTTCATCACCTCCGCATACGGCCTGGGCGAAGGCGTGGTGCAGGGGGCGGTCAACCCCGACGAGTTCTACGTCTACAAGCCCGCGCTGGCCGCCGGGCGCCCGGCGGTGCTCAAGCGCGGGGTGGGGGAGAAGGCCACCAAGATGGTCTACACCGCCGACGCCGAGGTCGGCCGGACCACCGAGTTCGTCGACGTCGACCCGGCCGAGCGGCGGCTGCTGTCGCTCACCGACGACGAGGTCACCGAGCTGGCCCGGCAGGCGGTGCGGATCGAGGAGCACTACGGCCGGCCGATGGACATCGAGTGGGGCAAGGACGGGCTCACCGGGGAGCTGAAGATCCTGCAGGCCCGCCCGGAGACCGTGCAGTCCCGGTCCGGGAACACCACCGAGCGCTACCGGCTCACCGGCACCGGGGACGTCGTGGTCGAGGGGCGGGCGATCGGGCAGAAGATCGGCGCCGGCGCCGTCCGGGTGCTCAGCGACATCGAGGAGATGGACGGCTTCACCGCCGGCGACGTGCTCGTCGCGGACATGACCGACCCGGACTGGGAACCGATCATGAAGCGCGCCTCGGCGATCGTCACCAACCGCGGCGGGCGTACCTGCCACGCGGCGATCATCGCCCGCGAGCTCGGCATCCCGGCCGTCGTCGGCACCGGCGACGCCACCCGCCGGCTCACCGACGGCGACCCGGTGACCGTCTCCTGCGCGGAGGGCGACACCGGCCTGGTCTACGCCGGTGAGGTCGGCTTCGAGGTGGAGGAGACCCGGCTGGACGCCATGCCGGAGATCCCCACCAAGATCATGATGAACGTCGGGACGCCGGAGCAGGCCTTCGCGTTCTCCCGGCTGCCGCACGCCGGCGTCGGGCTGGCCCGGCTGGAGTTCATCATCAACCGGCAGATCGGCATCCACCCCCGCGCCCTGCTGGAGCTGGACACCCTCGAGGCGCCGCTCAAGGCGCAGATCGAGGAGCGGATCGTCGCCTACCCCTCGGCGCGGGACTTCTTCGTCCAGCGGGTCGCCGAGGGCGTCTCGATGATCGCCGCGGCCTTCGCGCCGGAGCCGGTGATCGTCCGGATGAGCGACTTCAAGTCCAACGAGTACGCCAACCTCCTCGGCGGCGAGGCCTACGAGCCGCACGAGGAGAACCCGATGCTGGGCTACCGCGGGGCCTCCCGGTACCTGTCGGCGGACTTCGCCGAGTGCTTCGCCATGGAGTGCGAGGCGCTGCGGTACGTCCGGGACGAGATGGGCCTGACCAACGTCAAGATCATGATCCCGTTCGTCCGGACCGTGGCCGAGATCGAGGGCGTGGTGCGGCTGCTCGGCGAGCACGGGCTGCGCCGCGGGGAGAACGACCTGTCGGTGGTCATGATGTGCGAGCTGCCCTCCAACGCGCTGCTGGCCGGGGACTTCCTGGAGCACGTCGACGGGTTCTCGATCGGCTCCAACGACATGACCCAGCTGGTGCTCGGCCTGGACCGCGACTCCAGCCTGGTCGCCGGCAGCTTCGACGAGCGCAACCCCGCCGTCCTCGCGGTGCTGGAGATGGCCATCCGGGCCTGCCTGGAGCGCGGGAAGTACGTCGGCATCTGCGGGCAGGGCCCCAGCGACCACCCCGACCTCGCGGAGTGGCTGGTGGCCCAGGGGATCGAGTCGATGTCGCTGAACCCGGACACCGTCGTGGACACCTGGCAGCACCTCGCCCGGACCGCCCGTGCCACCTGA